In the Elioraea tepida genome, one interval contains:
- the csb2 gene encoding type I-G CRISPR-associated protein Csb2 — MPRVLLLAIRFHDGRYHGAGDWPPSPFRLFQALVAASARGGTLRAEDEAALRLMESWPAPVIASPPSRRGQAVSLYVPNNDLDAVKGDLARIDKIRTAKTVSPWLFDPAIPLLYAWTPPDPPPDPQRFPALAERLHQLGRGIDMAFATAEWLDAETAAARLAAHPGPVHRPDESAPRGTLLRCPTAGSLGSLLARHGAQARRFQRPGSGKETLFVQPPRALSRQVPYDCPPTHLVYVLRHTSGFRLWPLKEVVALVEAARDAAATRLIKNGHPQPETIERLLVGRGAGPADIPCRPRLIPLPSIGATYADHAVRRLLLEIPPQCPIRADDLDWAFSSLPVGNARLVRAEAADRMLRHYVPETGARLWRSVTPVALPAVERRGRTGSERRAREASLAASLRQALRHAGLSDHPVAIRLQREPFSGRGARAEAFARPPRFPAGRLIHAELRFATPQRGPLVLGDGRWLGLGLFRPIREVPGLLAFAIVDGLAKTADPETLARALRRAAMARVQETLGRETLPGFFSGHGEDGAPLRDGTHRHLAFAVDPPRRRLLVIAPHVLERREATAEERAHLERLDAAMADLAELRAGPAGLLRLAASPIEEGDPLLGPSRVWASLTSYSPTRHAKRLSPAEALAEDCRAECRRRGWPEPEVEVLRASEGPRGGLRAELRLTFPVAREGPLLLGRLAHRGGGLFAAAP, encoded by the coding sequence GTGCCGCGCGTCCTGCTCCTCGCCATCCGGTTCCACGACGGGCGCTACCACGGCGCTGGGGACTGGCCCCCCTCCCCCTTCCGTCTCTTTCAGGCCCTGGTCGCCGCATCCGCGCGCGGCGGGACCCTCCGCGCCGAGGACGAGGCGGCGCTGCGCCTCATGGAGAGCTGGCCTGCTCCTGTGATCGCTTCGCCGCCGTCCCGGCGCGGCCAAGCAGTCTCGCTCTACGTGCCGAACAACGACCTCGATGCGGTGAAGGGTGACCTTGCCCGCATCGACAAGATCCGCACCGCGAAAACGGTCAGCCCCTGGCTGTTCGACCCGGCGATTCCGCTTCTCTACGCCTGGACCCCGCCTGACCCGCCCCCCGACCCGCAACGCTTTCCCGCTCTCGCCGAACGCCTGCACCAGCTCGGCCGCGGCATCGACATGGCCTTTGCTACAGCGGAATGGCTCGACGCCGAAACGGCAGCGGCGCGTCTTGCCGCCCACCCAGGCCCGGTCCACCGCCCGGACGAAAGCGCGCCCCGCGGCACCCTGCTCCGCTGCCCCACCGCGGGCTCGCTCGGCTCCCTCCTCGCCCGCCACGGGGCACAGGCCCGGCGCTTCCAACGCCCCGGTTCCGGTAAGGAGACCCTCTTCGTCCAGCCACCGAGGGCGCTCTCCCGCCAGGTCCCCTACGACTGCCCGCCGACGCACCTCGTCTACGTTCTGCGCCACACCTCCGGCTTCCGCCTGTGGCCGCTTAAGGAGGTCGTCGCTCTCGTCGAGGCGGCGCGCGATGCCGCCGCCACGCGTCTCATCAAAAACGGCCATCCCCAGCCGGAGACCATCGAGCGCCTGCTGGTCGGCCGCGGCGCCGGCCCGGCCGACATCCCCTGCCGGCCGCGCCTGATCCCGCTTCCCTCGATTGGCGCGACCTACGCCGATCACGCCGTCCGGCGCCTCCTGCTCGAGATCCCGCCGCAATGCCCGATCCGCGCCGACGATCTCGACTGGGCCTTCTCGAGCCTCCCGGTCGGGAACGCACGCCTTGTGCGCGCCGAAGCCGCTGACCGGATGCTCCGCCACTACGTCCCCGAAACGGGGGCGCGGCTGTGGCGCAGCGTGACCCCGGTCGCGTTGCCGGCCGTCGAACGACGTGGCCGCACGGGCAGCGAGCGACGCGCGCGCGAGGCCTCACTCGCCGCCTCCCTGCGCCAGGCCCTGCGTCACGCCGGCCTCAGCGACCATCCGGTCGCGATCCGGCTGCAGCGCGAGCCTTTCTCAGGGCGCGGCGCGCGCGCCGAGGCCTTCGCCCGCCCGCCGCGCTTCCCCGCCGGGCGCCTCATTCACGCCGAGCTCCGCTTCGCCACGCCGCAACGAGGCCCCCTTGTGCTCGGGGACGGGCGCTGGCTCGGCCTCGGCCTGTTCCGGCCGATCCGCGAGGTGCCGGGCCTTCTTGCCTTCGCGATCGTCGACGGGCTAGCCAAAACGGCCGATCCCGAGACGCTCGCCCGCGCGCTGCGACGCGCCGCCATGGCGCGCGTGCAGGAGACGCTCGGCCGCGAGACGCTGCCGGGTTTCTTCTCCGGTCATGGCGAGGACGGCGCCCCCTTGCGCGACGGCACCCACCGGCATCTCGCTTTCGCCGTGGATCCGCCCCGGCGGCGGCTTCTGGTCATTGCTCCGCACGTGCTCGAGCGACGGGAGGCAACCGCCGAGGAGAGGGCCCATCTCGAGCGGCTCGACGCGGCAATGGCCGATCTTGCCGAGCTGCGCGCCGGCCCAGCAGGCCTGCTTCGGCTTGCCGCGTCGCCCATCGAGGAGGGTGACCCCCTGCTCGGCCCCTCCCGTGTCTGGGCAAGCCTCACGAGCTACAGCCCCACACGCCATGCCAAGCGCCTCTCCCCCGCCGAGGCGCTCGCCGAGGACTGCCGCGCCGAGTGCCGGCGCCGCGGCTGGCCCGAGCCCGAGGTGGAGGTGCTTCGCGCCTCCGAAGGGCCGCGCGGCGGGCTGAGGGCGGAGCTGCGGCTCACCTTCCCGGTCGCGCGCGAGGGCCCTCTCCTGCTCGGGCGTCTCGCCCATCGCGGCGGGGGGCTGTTCGCCGCCGCGCCGTGA
- the cas7g gene encoding type I-G CRISPR-associated RAMP protein Csb1/Cas7g — MTEPIAVTREMIEAWADDASGPVALHLRQKLLPVEGEDGVIFPPTYADIGYNIDTLSDGTKVATIDSVGSQANRIEPLFKRPELAPLVPQITIRFGNEKSVSLLDIGHRLADAAVRNSTLADEVRSAFEALQLRGDAEPIARLAPTSLVFGVWDSRGGGSKVPRLINSVIRAWQVEELTRSAVYIPPVDYAALEVFSEEDRETAEGNTKSPLAQKGFVHVPAGRAPGGILARGGIFRDVTVNLVALRRLNEGLPNGPTLRRYVLGLTLVAAVTPQDGFLRQGCLLAPDPAAPAAWVSVGRDGARTPVALPEQLVLAFAESAAKGFGVAPPRTVEFSSDRARRDVADQKAGTTTGRGGRKGASRKSAASEGDDGDEG, encoded by the coding sequence ATGACCGAGCCGATTGCTGTCACGCGCGAGATGATCGAGGCCTGGGCCGACGACGCCTCCGGCCCGGTCGCACTGCACCTGCGCCAGAAGCTCCTGCCCGTGGAGGGCGAGGACGGGGTGATCTTCCCACCCACCTACGCCGACATCGGCTACAACATCGACACGCTCTCGGACGGAACGAAGGTCGCCACCATCGACTCGGTCGGCTCCCAGGCCAACCGAATCGAGCCGCTGTTCAAGCGCCCGGAGCTTGCGCCGCTCGTGCCGCAGATCACGATCCGCTTCGGCAACGAGAAATCGGTCTCGCTGCTCGACATCGGCCACCGCCTCGCGGATGCCGCCGTCCGCAATTCCACCCTTGCGGATGAGGTCAGGAGCGCCTTCGAGGCCTTGCAGCTGCGCGGCGATGCCGAGCCGATCGCCCGCCTTGCGCCCACCTCGCTCGTGTTCGGCGTCTGGGACTCGCGCGGCGGAGGGTCGAAGGTGCCCAGGCTGATCAACTCCGTGATCCGGGCCTGGCAGGTCGAGGAGCTCACGCGCTCGGCGGTCTACATCCCGCCCGTCGACTATGCCGCGCTTGAGGTCTTCTCCGAAGAGGATCGCGAGACGGCGGAAGGGAACACCAAGAGCCCGCTGGCTCAGAAGGGGTTCGTCCACGTTCCCGCGGGAAGGGCGCCGGGGGGCATCCTCGCGCGCGGCGGCATCTTCCGCGACGTCACCGTCAACCTGGTCGCGCTGCGTCGCCTCAACGAGGGCCTACCGAATGGGCCGACCCTTCGACGCTACGTGCTCGGGCTCACGCTCGTCGCTGCTGTCACCCCCCAGGACGGTTTCCTGCGCCAGGGCTGCCTTCTGGCGCCTGATCCGGCAGCTCCCGCCGCCTGGGTCAGCGTCGGGCGTGACGGGGCGCGCACGCCTGTCGCGCTGCCGGAACAGCTCGTTCTCGCGTTCGCCGAGAGCGCTGCCAAGGGCTTCGGCGTCGCCCCACCACGCACCGTCGAGTTCAGCAGCGACCGCGCTCGCCGTGACGTGGCTGACCAGAAGGCAGGTACAACGACAGGCAGGGGCGGACGGAAGGGCGCGAGCAGGAAGTCCGCAGCTTCCGAAGGCGACGACGGCGACGAGGGCTGA
- the cas4g/cas1g gene encoding CRISPR-associated endonuclease Cas4g/Cas1g: MNEPLPQPELPLAVPEAAAAGLPLLPARMLNEFVYCPRLAYLEWVQGEWAENADTVEGRFAHRALARPGGDLPEADGIDDEARIHARSVTLSSERLGVIATLDLVEGEGGTVRPVDYKRGRRPHVATSAHLPERVQLGVQILLLREHGYACDEGILYFVESRERVTVRLNEELAAAVASAVNGLRLMAASARIPPPLEDSPKCPRCSLVGICMPDEVAWLRQGRVEPRPLAVARSEALPLIVQDNRARIAKDGETLTISVEGETIARARLAEVSQLVILGQAALTTPALHELMRREIPVSWHSTGGWFLGHTVGVGHRNVELRLHQWRRSFDDEFCLRFARGLVAAKIRNARTLIRRNWRGEEPPDAVLAQLDRDREQAERAGDLSALLGIEGLAARRYFAAFARCLSAGVPGRERFDAEGRNRRPPADPVNALLSFAYAMLARAWTVQLSAVGLDTYRGFYHQPRYGRPALALDMMEPFRPLVADSAVLLACNNGEIGPGDFLERAGAVALTPAGRKAIIAAFERRLEQEITHPVFGYRVSYRRLFEVQARLLGRYLAGEIPDLPHVTPR; encoded by the coding sequence GTGAACGAGCCCCTGCCGCAGCCCGAACTGCCGCTCGCCGTGCCGGAGGCCGCCGCGGCCGGTCTGCCGCTCCTGCCCGCGCGTATGCTCAACGAGTTCGTCTACTGCCCCCGGCTCGCCTATCTCGAATGGGTGCAGGGCGAGTGGGCGGAAAACGCCGACACAGTGGAGGGGCGTTTCGCCCATCGCGCTCTCGCCCGCCCGGGCGGGGACCTGCCCGAGGCGGACGGCATCGACGACGAAGCCCGCATCCACGCCCGCTCCGTCACCCTCTCCTCCGAACGCCTCGGCGTGATCGCGACCCTCGATCTCGTCGAGGGCGAGGGCGGAACGGTTCGTCCGGTCGACTACAAGCGCGGCCGCCGCCCGCACGTCGCGACTTCGGCCCATCTGCCCGAGCGCGTGCAGCTCGGCGTCCAGATCCTGCTTCTGCGCGAGCATGGCTATGCCTGCGACGAAGGCATCCTCTACTTCGTCGAGAGCCGCGAGCGCGTCACGGTGCGACTGAACGAGGAGCTCGCGGCGGCGGTCGCGTCCGCCGTCAACGGCCTGCGCCTGATGGCCGCCTCCGCGCGTATCCCGCCGCCGCTCGAGGACAGCCCGAAATGTCCGCGCTGCTCGCTCGTCGGAATCTGCATGCCCGACGAGGTCGCCTGGCTGCGCCAAGGTCGGGTCGAGCCGCGGCCGCTCGCCGTCGCCCGCTCTGAGGCTTTGCCGCTGATCGTGCAGGACAACCGCGCCCGCATCGCCAAGGACGGAGAGACGCTGACGATCTCGGTCGAGGGCGAAACGATCGCCCGCGCGCGCCTCGCCGAGGTGTCGCAGCTCGTCATCCTCGGCCAAGCCGCCCTGACGACGCCCGCCCTGCACGAACTGATGCGACGCGAGATCCCGGTGAGCTGGCACAGCACGGGCGGCTGGTTCCTCGGCCACACCGTCGGGGTGGGTCATCGCAACGTCGAACTGCGCCTGCACCAGTGGCGGCGAAGCTTCGATGACGAATTCTGCCTCCGATTCGCACGGGGGCTCGTGGCTGCGAAGATCCGCAACGCCCGCACCCTGATCCGTCGCAACTGGCGCGGCGAGGAGCCGCCCGATGCCGTGCTCGCCCAGCTCGACCGCGATCGCGAACAGGCCGAGCGGGCGGGCGATCTGTCCGCGCTTCTCGGCATCGAGGGCCTTGCGGCGCGACGCTATTTCGCGGCCTTCGCGCGGTGTCTCTCGGCTGGCGTTCCGGGCCGCGAGCGGTTTGATGCCGAGGGGCGGAACCGCAGGCCGCCCGCCGACCCGGTGAATGCGCTCCTCTCCTTCGCCTACGCGATGCTGGCGCGCGCCTGGACGGTGCAGCTCTCCGCCGTCGGGCTCGACACGTACCGAGGCTTCTATCACCAGCCGCGCTACGGGCGGCCGGCGCTTGCGCTCGACATGATGGAGCCGTTCCGGCCCCTCGTGGCCGACTCAGCGGTGCTTCTCGCCTGCAACAACGGCGAGATTGGGCCGGGCGACTTCCTCGAGCGCGCCGGCGCGGTGGCGCTGACGCCCGCAGGCCGCAAGGCGATCATTGCGGCTTTCGAACGACGTCTCGAGCAGGAGATTACCCACCCTGTGTTCGGCTACCGGGTTTCGTACCGGAGGCTGTTCGAGGTCCAGGCACGACTGTTGGGCCGCTACCTCGCTGGCGAGATCCCCGACCTGCCGCATGTGACGCCGCGCTGA
- the cas3g gene encoding type I-G CRISPR-associated helicase/endonuclease Cas3g: MNQLASEAFLFLTDFEPMLWQKRLLEMFLRGEIPAALDLPTGLGKTSVMTLWLIARALGSPLPRRLVYVVDRRVVVDQASAEARKLRDRLAGPAAEGVAARLREGLGLDGSGSLVVSTLRGGLADDPAWRVDPAAVAIIVGTVDMIGSRLLFEGYGVSRRMRPLQAGLVGCDTLVVLDEAHLVPPFAALVRAVAEDATLHATAADLPVPRLRLMTLSATGRDGADAQVFRLTEKEEAEPLVEKRLNAAKRLHIMTDPVPAQDLPERLAQEAARLAGSSACPARVVVFCDSRKQAQEVAETLRAKHKLACHLLVGERRGHERADAADRLAEDGFLAGSARPKQPAVLVATAAGEVGADLDADHMVADVVAFERMVQRLGRVNRRGEAPAPAEVVLVPAQPNAKAGQKTAEATRRAEATVTLLRHLPPAGTGRDASPAALAKLQRAPDLADLRRAATTPEPLRPALTPALIEAWSLTGLADHPGRPEIAPWLRGWTEDEPQVRLFWRRFLPWRAGETPHSAEVTEFFEHALPSPAELLEAPKRRAIEVLKERAKEMPAAPRSEETPALIVLDPSLRFERALTVGELAKLKDDDAGFADRFLCVSAALGGLSEEGLLDDKAEGISADAPSAWRGIGCTADAPQGMPGVPWRCAAGPAEAEDPPDEGFVEAHAFVLERDDEGAPLRVLRLWTEEREKADQALARRAQTLVDHASAVEAEVASIAERLELPAKYRRMLRLAARLHDCGKASERWQEAFGAPRDGRPYAKTAARRVDQALLDGYRHEFGSLAAAVEYPALAALPPDLRDLALHLIAAHHGRARPTLETRSADLLPSLAEALAREAALRFARLERRWGAWGLAWWEALLRCADAAASAKLEQG, encoded by the coding sequence ATGAACCAACTCGCGTCCGAAGCGTTCCTGTTTCTGACCGACTTCGAGCCGATGCTCTGGCAGAAGCGGCTTCTCGAGATGTTTCTCCGCGGCGAGATCCCGGCCGCGCTCGACCTCCCCACCGGGCTCGGCAAGACCTCCGTCATGACGCTGTGGCTGATTGCCCGCGCTCTCGGCTCCCCGCTGCCGCGGCGTCTCGTCTACGTCGTCGATCGCCGTGTCGTCGTCGACCAGGCCTCGGCAGAGGCGAGGAAACTCCGCGACAGGCTCGCGGGCCCTGCGGCGGAGGGCGTCGCGGCGCGTCTGCGAGAGGGGCTCGGGCTCGACGGGTCGGGCTCGCTGGTCGTCTCGACGCTTCGCGGCGGCCTTGCCGACGATCCCGCCTGGCGCGTCGACCCCGCAGCTGTTGCGATCATCGTCGGCACCGTCGACATGATCGGCTCGCGGCTTCTGTTCGAAGGCTACGGCGTCAGTCGCCGGATGCGGCCGCTGCAGGCCGGGCTCGTCGGCTGCGACACCCTCGTCGTGCTCGACGAGGCGCATCTCGTGCCGCCCTTCGCCGCGCTCGTTCGGGCCGTCGCGGAAGACGCAACGCTTCACGCCACCGCGGCCGACCTGCCCGTCCCAAGGCTCCGGCTGATGACGCTGTCTGCGACCGGACGCGACGGGGCGGACGCGCAGGTGTTCCGTCTCACCGAGAAGGAGGAGGCGGAGCCCTTGGTCGAAAAGCGCCTGAACGCGGCGAAACGGCTGCACATCATGACCGATCCGGTGCCGGCGCAGGATTTGCCCGAGCGGCTGGCGCAAGAGGCCGCACGGCTCGCCGGATCGAGCGCGTGTCCCGCACGCGTCGTCGTGTTCTGCGACAGCCGCAAGCAGGCGCAGGAGGTCGCCGAAACGTTGCGCGCAAAACATAAGCTCGCTTGCCACCTGCTCGTCGGCGAACGCCGCGGGCATGAACGGGCCGATGCGGCCGATCGCCTCGCCGAGGATGGCTTTCTCGCCGGGTCGGCCCGGCCCAAGCAGCCCGCCGTTCTGGTCGCCACCGCCGCAGGCGAGGTCGGCGCGGATCTCGATGCCGATCACATGGTCGCCGATGTCGTCGCCTTCGAGCGCATGGTGCAGCGGCTCGGGCGGGTGAACCGTCGCGGCGAGGCCCCTGCCCCGGCCGAGGTGGTGCTCGTGCCGGCGCAGCCGAATGCGAAAGCGGGGCAGAAGACCGCAGAGGCCACCCGGCGCGCCGAGGCGACCGTGACCCTGCTCCGACATCTGCCTCCCGCCGGGACCGGACGCGACGCGAGCCCCGCCGCGCTCGCGAAGCTCCAGCGGGCTCCCGACCTCGCCGATCTGCGCAGGGCGGCGACAACGCCCGAGCCGCTGCGCCCGGCCCTGACCCCGGCGCTCATCGAGGCCTGGTCGCTGACGGGTCTTGCCGACCATCCCGGCCGGCCGGAGATCGCGCCCTGGCTTCGCGGCTGGACCGAGGACGAGCCCCAGGTCCGCCTGTTCTGGCGGCGCTTCCTGCCCTGGCGCGCGGGCGAGACGCCGCACAGCGCCGAGGTGACGGAGTTCTTCGAGCACGCGCTGCCTTCGCCGGCGGAGCTCCTCGAGGCGCCCAAGCGGCGGGCGATCGAGGTGCTCAAGGAGAGGGCCAAGGAGATGCCTGCGGCGCCGCGATCGGAAGAGACGCCAGCTTTGATCGTGCTCGATCCGTCGCTCCGCTTCGAGCGCGCTCTGACGGTGGGCGAGCTCGCGAAGCTTAAGGACGATGACGCCGGCTTCGCCGATCGCTTCCTTTGCGTATCCGCCGCGCTCGGCGGGCTCTCGGAGGAGGGGCTGCTCGACGACAAGGCGGAAGGGATCTCAGCCGACGCTCCCTCCGCCTGGCGCGGCATCGGCTGCACCGCCGATGCGCCCCAGGGCATGCCCGGCGTGCCGTGGCGTTGCGCGGCAGGTCCGGCAGAGGCGGAGGACCCGCCGGACGAGGGCTTCGTCGAGGCGCACGCCTTCGTTCTCGAGCGCGACGACGAGGGCGCGCCGCTGCGCGTCCTGCGGCTGTGGACCGAAGAGCGCGAGAAGGCGGACCAGGCCCTGGCGCGGAGGGCGCAGACGCTCGTTGACCATGCGTCGGCCGTGGAGGCGGAGGTCGCGTCGATCGCCGAACGCCTCGAGCTGCCGGCCAAGTATCGAAGGATGCTCCGCCTCGCGGCCCGGCTTCACGATTGCGGCAAGGCGTCCGAGCGCTGGCAGGAGGCCTTCGGCGCGCCGAGGGACGGCAGGCCTTATGCGAAGACGGCGGCGCGGCGGGTCGACCAGGCGCTCCTCGACGGATACCGGCACGAGTTCGGTTCGCTCGCCGCTGCGGTGGAGTATCCGGCGCTAGCGGCCCTGCCGCCCGATCTCCGCGATCTCGCGCTGCATCTGATCGCCGCGCATCACGGCCGCGCCCGCCCGACGCTCGAGACGCGCAGCGCCGACCTCCTGCCGAGCCTTGCCGAGGCGCTTGCGCGGGAGGCGGCGCTCCGCTTCGCGCGGCTCGAGCGCCGCTGGGGCGCGTGGGGCCTCGCCTGGTGGGAGGCGCTGTTGCGCTGCGCCGATGCGGCGGCCTCGGCGAAGCTGGAGCAGGGCTGA
- the cas8g2 gene encoding type I-G CRISPR-associated protein Cas8g2 — protein sequence MAEASIPVDLFNPGQVFACLGLLEASEVLVGDTEGGFDWSDPGRVVFRLRAAGEENPVREVLAFLAEADVTAWLADAEAFDIARWGKPARKDKPAEAFSISGWEAKWNARIRQVPGPVFPFPFPDGTDVLPALLEARGRRLVVDHWGDATRRDPFKLWAGAGGMPGVAILTRALELVRPKLRDDLEAIADDPFGLAERLPSGFRLDWRRDYVALDIGFSPNDHSAITMLGFPLVEVLAVIGLQNARPQRLRHLEYRYAVAAGLLPPTLLRAALGAADLPLAMRRFRMRLGWPGQEGQARCILEAFEERAP from the coding sequence ATGGCGGAGGCGTCGATCCCGGTCGATCTGTTCAACCCCGGGCAGGTGTTCGCCTGTCTCGGCTTGCTCGAGGCGTCGGAGGTGCTGGTCGGCGACACCGAGGGCGGGTTCGACTGGTCCGACCCCGGAAGGGTGGTGTTCCGCCTGCGCGCCGCGGGAGAGGAGAACCCGGTGCGGGAGGTGCTCGCGTTCCTTGCGGAGGCGGACGTGACGGCCTGGCTTGCGGACGCGGAGGCCTTCGACATCGCGAGATGGGGGAAGCCCGCGAGGAAGGACAAGCCGGCAGAGGCGTTCTCGATCTCGGGCTGGGAGGCGAAATGGAACGCCCGGATCAGGCAGGTTCCGGGCCCGGTCTTTCCTTTCCCGTTCCCGGACGGCACCGATGTCCTGCCCGCCCTGCTTGAGGCGCGGGGCCGGCGGCTCGTCGTCGACCACTGGGGTGACGCGACGCGGCGCGACCCGTTCAAGCTCTGGGCCGGGGCCGGCGGCATGCCCGGTGTTGCTATTCTCACGCGCGCGCTCGAGCTCGTGCGCCCGAAGCTGCGGGACGATCTCGAGGCGATCGCGGACGATCCCTTCGGGCTCGCGGAGCGGCTCCCGAGCGGCTTCCGCCTCGACTGGCGGCGCGACTACGTCGCGCTCGACATCGGCTTCTCCCCCAACGACCACAGCGCGATCACGATGCTGGGCTTTCCGCTCGTCGAGGTCCTGGCGGTGATCGGCTTGCAGAACGCGCGGCCGCAGCGGCTGCGCCACCTCGAGTACCGCTACGCCGTCGCCGCCGGCCTCCTGCCGCCCACGCTGCTACGCGCCGCGCTCGGCGCGGCAGACCTGCCGCTTGCGATGCGCCGTTTCCGCATGCGCCTTGGCTGGCCCGGGCAGGAAGGACAAGCCCGCTGCATCCTGGAAGCCTTCGAGGAGAGAGCACCATGA